A section of the Candidatus Omnitrophota bacterium genome encodes:
- a CDS encoding riboflavin synthase, with protein sequence MFTGIIEELGKVKALERRGRLFRLGIEAEKITQDIKIGDSISVNGVCLTLVAVENNLISFDVLNETVQRSNIGGLRTLENVNLERALKVGDRLSGHFVNGHIDCMGIIRKKTYKDNNLCYEISFPSEFSSYAVEKGSIAVDGISLTISQIRGGSFSVNVIPHTLVNTTLKFKGPSSKVNLEFDILLKRK encoded by the coding sequence ATGTTCACAGGTATTATAGAAGAATTAGGAAAGGTTAAGGCACTAGAAAGAAGAGGCAGACTTTTTCGTCTTGGAATCGAAGCAGAAAAGATCACCCAAGATATTAAAATCGGTGATAGCATCTCTGTAAATGGCGTATGCCTGACCTTGGTTGCTGTAGAGAATAATTTAATTAGCTTTGATGTTCTCAATGAAACTGTACAGAGGAGCAATATTGGAGGTTTAAGAACGCTTGAGAATGTTAATCTAGAGCGCGCCTTAAAAGTCGGCGACAGACTCAGCGGTCATTTTGTGAATGGTCACATTGATTGTATGGGTATTATCCGTAAAAAGACCTATAAAGACAACAACCTCTGTTATGAGATTAGTTTTCCTAGCGAGTTTTCAAGTTACGCGGTAGAGAAAGGCTCAATTGCTGTTGATGGTATAAGCCTAACAATTTCACAGATACGCGGTGGTTCTTTTAGTGTAAATGTCATACCTCACACCCTCGTGAATACCACTCTTAAATTCAAAGGCCCTTCCAGCAAAGTCAATCTCGAATTTGATATCCTTCTGAAACGCAAATAA
- a CDS encoding CinA family protein encodes MDCMKAQLQLYNLLIKKKLTIATCESCTGGLLASLLTDISGSSKFFVMGIVAYSNKAKIEILKIKRSLINSKGAVSKDVAMAMAENIRNLAKTNLGVGITGVAGPTGAKTHKPVGLVYIAVSSPKGIICRKFNFKGNRQKIRREAKTAALNLIKECIR; translated from the coding sequence ATGGATTGTATGAAAGCCCAGCTACAGCTATATAATCTGCTTATCAAGAAAAAACTCACTATCGCAACTTGCGAATCATGCACGGGAGGGCTACTCGCTAGCCTTCTAACCGATATCTCAGGAAGTTCTAAATTTTTTGTAATGGGAATTGTTGCCTACAGCAATAAGGCCAAAATAGAGATATTGAAAATCAAACGCTCTCTCATAAATTCTAAAGGTGCAGTAAGCAAAGACGTTGCTATGGCAATGGCTGAAAACATCAGAAATCTGGCAAAAACTAACTTAGGCGTAGGCATTACCGGTGTTGCCGGCCCTACAGGCGCAAAGACCCATAAGCCTGTAGGCTTGGTTTATATTGCGGTTTCATCCCCGAAAGGAATAATTTGTCGTAAGTTTAATTTCAAGGGTAATCGTCAAAAGATACGACGGGAGGCAAAGACTGCCGCATTAAATCTGATAAAAGAATGCATACGATAA
- a CDS encoding bifunctional 3,4-dihydroxy-2-butanone-4-phosphate synthase/GTP cyclohydrolase II has product MFNSISEIIRDLKAGKMAIVVDDEGRENEGDLLIAAQKVKSADINFMARFGRGLICVPMSKERSDYLGLHPMLDKAYARPLFRDRFNTAWMISVDARSGITTGISAYDRAKTIKILADKQTGLQDLVRPGHIFPLVAQEGGVLVRAGHTEACIDLLKLAKMRPTGVICEIMNADGSMARTKDLIKFSKKFKLKICTIASLIEYRRKKESLIKRITKVKLPTEFGRFKLWIYESSIDKSHHLALIKGRIDSKKTILVRVHSQCLTGDVFSSLRCDCGAQLRKALEMISRHREGILLYMHQEGRGIGLLNKLHAYALQDKGMDTVEANKALGFAPDLRDYGIGAQILFDLGVRKIRLLTNNPKKIIGLEGYGLEVKERVSIEIPASKLNLGYLRTKKKKLGHMLNV; this is encoded by the coding sequence ATGTTTAATTCCATATCAGAGATAATCAGAGACCTTAAGGCCGGCAAGATGGCCATAGTAGTTGATGATGAAGGCCGCGAAAACGAAGGCGATCTGCTTATAGCTGCACAGAAGGTTAAGTCAGCAGATATCAATTTTATGGCTAGATTTGGACGAGGTCTAATTTGTGTTCCAATGTCTAAGGAAAGATCGGATTATTTAGGTCTTCATCCTATGCTGGATAAGGCATACGCTAGGCCTTTGTTCAGAGATAGATTTAATACGGCCTGGATGATCTCTGTGGATGCGCGCAGCGGTATTACTACAGGCATCTCTGCTTATGATCGTGCAAAGACAATCAAGATTTTGGCTGATAAGCAAACAGGACTTCAGGATTTAGTGCGGCCTGGTCATATCTTTCCCTTGGTAGCTCAGGAGGGAGGGGTATTAGTCAGGGCAGGTCATACTGAGGCCTGTATTGATTTATTGAAACTTGCTAAGATGCGGCCGACGGGAGTAATCTGTGAGATAATGAATGCAGACGGTTCCATGGCCAGGACCAAAGATTTAATTAAATTTTCCAAGAAATTTAAATTAAAAATCTGTACGATCGCAAGTCTAATAGAATACAGAAGAAAAAAAGAGTCGTTGATTAAGAGAATAACCAAGGTCAAGCTACCAACAGAATTCGGTAGATTTAAATTATGGATATACGAATCCAGTATTGATAAATCGCATCATCTTGCTTTGATCAAAGGGCGTATTGATAGCAAAAAGACTATCCTAGTAAGAGTGCATTCTCAGTGTTTGACGGGAGATGTCTTTTCATCTTTACGTTGCGATTGCGGGGCGCAACTTAGAAAGGCATTAGAAATGATTTCGCGCCATCGGGAAGGCATACTTTTATATATGCATCAGGAGGGTCGTGGTATAGGCCTGCTTAACAAATTGCACGCCTATGCACTTCAGGATAAGGGCATGGATACCGTAGAGGCTAATAAGGCCTTAGGATTCGCGCCTGACCTGCGTGATTACGGTATTGGTGCACAGATCCTTTTTGATTTGGGTGTAAGAAAAATAAGACTGCTTACTAATAATCCCAAAAAGATTATAGGCCTTGAGGGTTACGGGCTAGAAGTGAAAGAGAGAGTGTCAATTGAGATTCCAGCCTCAAAGCTAAATCTAGGATACCTGCGTACGAAGAAAAAGAAATTAGGTCATATGTTGAACGTTTAA
- a CDS encoding acylphosphatase produces the protein MAKRRIHIYFSGRVQGVGFRFTAERLARNLKIAGWAKNLFDGQVEVVAEAEENTLNDFLQQMKDNFHNYIEDIEIDWKDNCEGLVDFQIRF, from the coding sequence ATGGCTAAAAGGAGAATTCATATATATTTTTCAGGAAGGGTGCAGGGGGTAGGTTTTCGCTTCACTGCTGAACGCCTAGCTCGTAATTTAAAGATAGCTGGCTGGGCAAAGAATCTCTTTGATGGCCAGGTAGAGGTGGTGGCTGAGGCCGAGGAAAACACCTTAAATGATTTCTTGCAGCAGATGAAGGATAATTTCCATAATTATATTGAAGATATTGAGATTGATTGGAAAGATAATTGTGAAGGCCTAGTTGATTTTCAAATAAGGTTTTAA
- the nusB gene encoding transcription antitermination factor NusB codes for MRKRTKARELALQVLFQIDITGEDPDSALKVFLQNQIRPIEASVSEFCQCLIQGTTSNMKKIDEVVSRYAMNWLIKRMAVIDRNILRMATYEIIYLSDIPVNVSINEAVDLAKKFGDIDSGKFVNGILDKISKSEKVNKNSAKD; via the coding sequence ATGCGTAAACGTACAAAGGCAAGGGAATTAGCCCTGCAGGTTCTTTTCCAGATTGATATAACTGGTGAGGATCCTGATAGCGCCCTTAAGGTTTTCCTGCAAAATCAGATACGGCCTATAGAGGCAAGTGTAAGCGAATTCTGCCAGTGTCTAATTCAAGGTACAACTTCTAATATGAAGAAAATTGATGAGGTTGTAAGTCGTTATGCAATGAATTGGCTCATCAAACGCATGGCTGTTATCGATCGCAATATCTTGCGAATGGCAACATACGAGATTATTTATTTATCTGATATACCGGTGAATGTGTCAATAAATGAGGCCGTTGATTTAGCTAAAAAATTCGGTGATATTGATTCAGGAAAATTTGTCAACGGCATATTAGATAAGATCTCTAAATCAGAAAAGGTTAATAAAAACTCCGCTAAAGATTAA
- the ribD gene encoding bifunctional diaminohydroxyphosphoribosylaminopyrimidine deaminase/5-amino-6-(5-phosphoribosylamino)uracil reductase RibD produces the protein MRKSQHEYFTRKALELAIKAKGKTSPNPLVGAVVVKNNRIIGSGYHKKAGLVHAEVEALRQAGRRAQGSTLYVSLEPCCFFGRTPPCTDAIINSGIKKVIIGMCDPNPKNNGRGIKILRHEGISVKEGYLQNELKKINEHFIKYISKKIPFVTIKVGQSLDGKIATKTGDSEWITSYSARSYAKSLRADYDAIMLGINTVINDDPELAAPEKKRFFKIVVDPHLRIPLKSQIIRKNSKSVIIATGLNSSTYKKKALEKLGVKIIKVPSRLKNLNLRYLLSKLASLEITSVLVEGGGRMIGSLLEQHLVDKVLFFIAPKIIGGESAISSVMGKGIRKIKNAIKLDNIKLKQIGSDYLFEAYIKSIA, from the coding sequence ATGAGAAAATCGCAGCATGAATATTTTACGAGAAAGGCATTAGAGCTTGCCATAAAGGCCAAAGGCAAGACTTCCCCAAACCCTCTTGTGGGTGCTGTGGTAGTAAAAAATAATCGTATAATAGGTAGCGGATATCATAAAAAGGCTGGCTTGGTTCATGCTGAAGTTGAGGCGCTTAGACAAGCTGGCAGGAGAGCTCAAGGAAGCACCCTCTATGTTAGCCTAGAGCCTTGCTGTTTTTTTGGAAGAACTCCACCTTGTACAGATGCAATTATAAATTCCGGAATAAAAAAGGTTATTATTGGAATGTGTGATCCGAATCCAAAGAACAATGGAAGAGGGATTAAGATTCTGCGCCATGAAGGAATATCAGTTAAGGAAGGTTATTTGCAAAATGAGTTAAAAAAGATAAACGAGCATTTTATAAAATATATTTCTAAAAAAATTCCCTTTGTTACGATAAAGGTTGGTCAGAGTCTTGATGGTAAGATTGCGACTAAGACAGGTGATTCTGAGTGGATAACCTCTTATTCAGCCAGAAGTTATGCTAAGAGTCTGCGTGCTGACTACGACGCAATAATGCTAGGAATAAATACTGTAATTAATGATGATCCAGAATTGGCAGCGCCAGAGAAGAAGCGATTTTTTAAAATTGTTGTTGATCCGCATTTAAGGATACCTTTAAAATCACAAATCATACGCAAAAATAGCAAATCTGTTATTATTGCCACAGGACTAAATAGTTCTACCTATAAAAAAAAGGCATTGGAAAAATTGGGCGTTAAGATTATAAAGGTACCAAGCAGGCTTAAGAATTTAAATCTAAGATATCTATTGAGCAAGTTAGCCAGCTTAGAGATAACCAGTGTTTTAGTTGAAGGCGGCGGCAGAATGATTGGTTCGCTCCTGGAACAGCATCTTGTAGATAAGGTTCTTTTTTTTATCGCACCAAAGATTATTGGCGGTGAATCTGCAATAAGTTCAGTGATGGGTAAAGGGATTAGGAAGATAAAGAATGCTATTAAGCTCGATAATATTAAACTGAAACAGATTGGCAGTGATTATTTGTTTGAGGCCTATATTAAGTCCATAGCATAA
- a CDS encoding PHP domain-containing protein translates to MWRTISNEVIMPEAKFADLHLHTYYSDGTFSPQELMHRALESGISCISINDHDTVSALVPAFSQRPEDLELIPGIEVSCDWQDKEVHLLGYYIDYENKELLSKLEEIGKQRIERIRIMVDRLKQMKVDIPVEEVFGLAKYGTVGRLHLARVLLKRNIVSNIREAFIRFIGEGCPAYVSRFRMSVKEAIEMIANYGGIPVLAHPFTVGGDDFIEGLVPFGLKGIEVYYPEHSRGQVEHYKALSEHLGLVTTGGSDCHGEVKKNIKVGLVRIPYEIVNRLKKIKEAL, encoded by the coding sequence ATGTGGCGGACTATTTCTAATGAGGTAATAATGCCCGAAGCTAAGTTTGCAGATTTACACCTACATACCTATTATTCAGATGGCACATTCTCTCCCCAAGAGTTAATGCATAGAGCCTTAGAATCCGGCATCAGCTGCATTTCAATTAATGATCATGATACAGTCAGTGCCTTAGTACCTGCCTTTTCCCAGAGGCCTGAGGATTTAGAATTAATACCAGGGATTGAAGTATCCTGTGATTGGCAGGATAAAGAAGTCCACCTCTTGGGATATTACATTGATTATGAAAATAAAGAATTATTGTCTAAGCTAGAGGAAATTGGCAAACAACGCATTGAGAGGATTCGTATTATGGTAGATAGATTGAAGCAGATGAAGGTTGATATACCTGTCGAGGAAGTATTCGGCCTAGCTAAATATGGCACAGTCGGAAGGCTGCATTTAGCCAGAGTCCTTTTAAAAAGAAATATAGTCTCAAACATCCGCGAGGCCTTTATAAGATTTATAGGCGAAGGTTGCCCTGCATATGTTTCAAGATTCAGGATGAGCGTGAAAGAAGCGATAGAGATGATTGCTAACTACGGTGGCATTCCAGTTCTGGCCCATCCTTTCACTGTTGGCGGCGATGATTTTATTGAAGGATTAGTACCCTTTGGCCTTAAAGGTATAGAGGTTTATTATCCTGAGCATTCTCGAGGCCAGGTTGAGCATTATAAGGCTCTTAGCGAACATCTTGGTCTTGTGACAACGGGTGGTTCTGACTGTCATGGTGAGGTTAAAAAGAATATTAAGGTAGGCTTAGTTCGCATTCCCTACGAGATAGTAAATAGACTAAAAAAAATAAAAGAAGCCCTCTAA
- the ribE gene encoding 6,7-dimethyl-8-ribityllumazine synthase, protein MVKVISGSLLAKGKKFAIVASRFNEFITAKLIEGAIDTLTRHEVLDNDISLVWVPGSFEIPTVVSKLLKSKKFDAVICLGTLIRGSTSHFEYIASQLSRGISQLSVDSGIPVIFGVITADTIEQSIERAGTKEGNRGRDAAVSAIEMVNVTEKI, encoded by the coding sequence ATGGTAAAAGTAATATCAGGATCATTGTTGGCAAAGGGTAAGAAGTTTGCTATTGTAGCTTCGCGCTTTAATGAGTTTATAACTGCAAAGTTAATAGAGGGAGCAATTGACACATTAACTCGTCATGAAGTCCTAGATAATGACATCTCTTTAGTTTGGGTACCGGGTTCGTTTGAGATACCTACTGTAGTTAGCAAGTTACTAAAGTCAAAAAAGTTTGATGCGGTTATCTGCTTAGGGACTTTAATACGCGGCTCAACTAGTCATTTTGAGTATATTGCGAGTCAGCTTTCCCGCGGCATATCCCAGCTTTCAGTTGACTCTGGAATTCCAGTAATCTTTGGAGTTATTACTGCTGATACAATTGAGCAGTCGATAGAGCGAGCTGGTACTAAAGAAGGCAACAGGGGCCGTGATGCTGCAGTTAGTGCAATAGAGATGGTAAACGTAACAGAGAAGATATAA